The Amphiura filiformis chromosome 1, Afil_fr2py, whole genome shotgun sequence nucleotide sequence tctgtgatatttgaattcttctacacactcgctatgaaatgattaatgataaatgcaatttttgccaaagctcacaaaTCGCCGCGGACAACCGAAAACGTCTGTCACAACGGAACTAACATTTCAGACTGGCTTCTAGTTGGTGCACTTTTGGAAAAATAGTGTTTTGATCTCCAACTTCATTAACGTGAGAATCACATATTCAAGGATGTCAGAAAGGGAGAGCTAAAAAGGGACGAGGCGTCCACACACTTCCCGGGAACATTTCAGTGGTTTCTGTGGCATTGTTTTGATTAGGTCAATTACCTTCCGTTTAAAACACGAGTCCACACAAGAATTgccttgtaaccatggtaacattgcTCAATCATTACGGTTTATCGGGATACTAACTCGCCAAAATGAATGATAAAATCGTTTATGCAAAGATATTAACATATATATGCAGGCCCTTATAGTGGAAATCTGGATTTTGAAATGCTTTTATCAAGATACCGCTAAATAAGACATAATTGAGTCATAAATCGTCTTCATAAAACTCCTTGCATTAGATTGTTATATATGGATGTGCGAAAACTTACGTGCAAAGACCAGCCTCACAAGAGCCCTCGCATTTCTTCAGTACTTTGACCTTATGGAGCACTTGTCTACATTGGTTTCCATGTGTCCTGTCAAAATCACTGCCATCTGTCTTTATACAGTGAGTACAGCGACACTGTGCGTACATCATATCAGTTGGGTATCTGTGCATAATAAAAAGAACAAAGTGTGTAAAGAAATTAATacgattatttattattttttagctTTGTGCATAGTGTAGAATAGTGTTCGTACGTTTTCGCAACTCATAATATTTATTAGAGTGATCAAGCAAAAGCAATCtcaagtcgggcatattcaattttcagttttctacatgattataatcattttgcaaagctacattttgtagaaaacttcattgaaattgaacatttagttccaaagatatgaacactTGAAGTGTTTCCAAACCAATAGTCAACAAGAGCAATAATTTCCTTTGTTTAGCTTCATCTGAAAATTAATATTCCCGACTATCAACTTGATCATTATTGTTGCGTGACGTCAATTTAGCATTATTCGAGCTACTTTAACTTAAGGCCGCAACTTAAAAAACAAACATTATCGTTGACCATAACGAATatcattaattttgaaaaaaaaaagcgtaCTATTTAGTTCCACAAAGAGCACAGATGTCTCACCTGCTATCATCGCTATTTACGGTGTACACCCAAGGACAGAGGCTAAGCTTATCAATACCACTTAGTCCAGATGTATCAAGAAGACTGGAACCAGTGGAACAGGTAGATTCGTCATTAATTGAAGATGGTTGTCCtatatgtacattattaataCCATTTGCTGAAACTGCTGCAGTAAGATTTAAACACTGTGTAGTGTTGTTAACGTCTCGTTTGATTCTCTCTGTTTCTTCTGCATTATGACGTGAGGTAGGTAGCGCAAAGGTAATGGCAATCATGAATGTCAGGCCAACAGTTATTGTTACAATCATTTGaatatgtaccattgttttgttTTCACGTTCTGATGTACGAAATACAGATTAAGTGGAACACGATTAGTTCGATGTTCTTAATTGTGAATGCTAATTCGATGTCCTTTGCGTGCTTTAAAACTGGACGTTTTAAATACTGATTTAACCCACTCATGgttgttatattatatatatttttgccGCCTTCAGAtatttttgatacaattttgaatttttgatgggAAAATCTGGTTCCCATGTAGTTCTATTTCACTGCTAAAAATAGCAACCTTATGACCGCAACGTAGTAACgatgtttttttattttcacatatcAAATTTGCCAATGTTTATATTTCTTATTCCCACCCCTCGTGTATATAGCTATTTCCGTGATCATCGGGAAGTACTTCAGTCTGCAGCAACAATAAAAGCTAAAGTGACATCATTCCAATGAAATATCCGGGTGTCCCCGATTACAGTTTAACGTCCGATGGTCAAACTCTCCATGTTCtctttattaattattaagaatagcattattttgagaaaatgtaaaGTTGATATCATGTTTTAGAGTAAAGCAAAAATGAATATCGAAAGCATAATTCATATCCAAAGATATCCATGACAACATTTCCAAaacaagtttcaataacctgtgCGTTTGTTGGCTGTTTCATTATACGAGAGTCATTCATTAAGTTTTGCCTCAGCGCATGTAAGTTTAGTTCTGTAAATGGTAGCGTCTTCAAAGGTATGATTATTATACATCGGAATGTCACCTATAAATAAGGGCAATATTAATCCCCTTTGCAGATGTTTGTAAGCTACCTCAGataaccaaaataaaatttgatgtaCTAAACGGTGAAAAAATCTTAAAACAATTGTATGAAAATATGTGCTCATCTCTCCTACGAGATTAGCTCGCTTACGCAAGTAATATGACTATTACTATACCTACAACTAATAAAGCTATCGTAGAATCGTGTATTGATATATATATCAGCCCAAGCCGGGTCTCATCATGGCGTGTATCAGATAAACACCTTTGTCTTAGCCTCCATAATTATCAGTTAATGACTACAGCTTACAGCCATCAACAGAAAATATGCTACTTTTGGCAAAGCAAAAATATAAGGGCTTAGACagtactttttgaatgaccctcgtaatattccaatagactggttctattttggaaaatcgCATTCccagcggcaagtttgcgtaaaaattggcaaccagcttatttttattaatttgggtatgctgaactcgaatctgttgtctgccaagcaatattttgttattttattacaCAATATTGTGAGatcgtgaccctcaaaaagacctccaaaatgaccccataggatcgcaTAGGgggaaaatttgtattttattccaataacactttcaaacatgtcaaattatgtgTCTGGCCAAATGGAActcagaaatgtaatgtttgtgcgtgtacgacctatcgttaagaGGTTTAGTCACAAAAGGTCACATGTCGATTTGCTtgttaaaaagaatagtttgcactatctgcgatgtctagttagcatgttacacagcaaagagtcaaaagatatgtaggattccataggattcaatggaatttgtatatcatctatcttctgaacttgacatcatAGATAGTAacaactattctttttctgaatcccgtaaacttgaggaacagtttgcatccatttcaCGAAAATCGGTccaactttaatttttcaccctgtaTAACatacaaattgaccttggacctgttgagcctcataatTTGGTAACTATAATGTCGTACGAGCAAATTTATTAccttttgtgatccttagacccagacgaaTAATTGACATGTATTTTAGTGAATTTAGTACATTTTTTTGCCCCCTATATGAGCATGTTTGGGGTTTTAGGGTCAcggggttccaatatagcttggcagacaaaatctTTTAATTCAGCATAcctgaattaaccaaaataatttggttgccagttTTTACGTGAACcttgcatatttccaaaatagaaccaaaaTAGAACCAGTACAATTTGTGCTAATTTTCATTTATATAATGGAGAAGTGGAGTGAAAGGATGATGAGTTTGGGCAAATTGTGGCTTTGGGAGACACCTCAAAACAAATGGATTTTTTGTTCGACAGCATGAAAATGTCGGTTTTTTGGTGCAACAGcagcaaaaatatgatttttgttttgtaTGAGTGTTGTGGGTGGAGTGGCAGAAGTGGCATTGTAGGGGTGGGATGTGAACGGATATTATATACATTGTGACAACAATTTTAAGCTGAACACTATCCTTGCGGAAACCTCGTTCCTTTTGCAGGACATTTTCCCACAGAGAAATAAATGCAAATTTTTCACATTACGGTTTATTCCGTAAATATCTATTTATAAATTCGTCGCTCAGATGACATTGTGACGTATCACGAAAATTCGCATTTGaagtttttgcaatttttaccCGTTTGTCATAATACATAAACCTGGATTAAAATGTCCCCCTGTTTTTTGTGTATGAAAaatacatttaatgtataaaatacattgttgtcattcACCAACTAATAATAATTAGTCGTAAAATTTGACAtaattgtttcagttttcttttgttcccttTTTtataaattaaaggcatgcataaattagccattcaccactctcaaaccagatgtctagtccgggaagttttgaataggcccgtttgtcacttttaaaacgggaccttcgtcttatcaaatACTTGTAACTTTGCTTTTTGAAGTCACGTTGGATTCAAAGGAGTGTCGTAATGTGCCGGATTAAATggtgcatctattaaacaaataaatttacccagATATGGTTTAGTTTTTAAATTAGGATTcctcttccaagtgtaaggatacataGGGGATGCTGTTCATAATTATTTTACCATTGAGTAAGATACGCCAACCCTAATTAGTGATAATATCtaaatcattaagggggtactacaccccttggtaa carries:
- the LOC140161802 gene encoding interleukin 17-like protein — protein: MVHIQMIVTITVGLTFMIAITFALPTSRHNAEETERIKRDVNNTTQCLNLTAAVSANGINNVHIGQPSSINDESTCSTGSSLLDTSGLSGIDKLSLCPWVYTVNSDDSRYPTDMMYAQCRCTHCIKTDGSDFDRTHGNQCRQVLHKVKVLKKCEGSCEAGLCTYQPAYEDVPIACTCVRARTA